A genomic window from Companilactobacillus alimentarius DSM 20249 includes:
- the ppsA gene encoding phosphoenolpyruvate synthase, which translates to MSSRDTANVLWFEDLHRKDVNLVGGKSSSLGEMTSSMNIPVPYGFATTARAYRYFMSQTGLNDKVNELLESIKDYENSDELHKACEKIRNLIVDAKMPDDLAEDIKKGYTDLSEKMGQKDPFVAIRSSATAEDLPNASFAGQQESYLNIKGKDDVVNRVQQCYSSLFTDRATYYRHKQHFPHEKVALSAAVQMMVFSKASGIMFSVDVTNGDASKIVIDSIYGLGEYIVLGKVTPNHFVVDKQSMKIVEKNVVKQTIQLVRDPIEGTKEEAVPEELQDKQVLTDKQVIELAGYAKEIERHYGCYMDMEYALDKSTDKLWLVQARPETVWSQRNKEKKTTENEGDNVVSEADSKVLVRGLPASPGVASGVVHVIDNPDDIDQFKKGEILVTLMTSPDWVPAMKKAAAIVTNNGGMTCHAAIVSREMQIPCIVGTKSKKVAATDVLKTGDVITVDATNGIVYDGKVASMLKKPAASTQSGQVVAAETFAPTATGVMMNLGDPDLADKYSTLPADGIGLMREEFLWTTFIHEHPLYLIEQGHPEKVIDMLADGISKVARAMSPRPVILRLSDFKSSEYRNLKGGEKYEPHEPADLLGWRGASRYYDPKYIEAFKLELGAVKKVRNEFGLKNLNVMIPFVRTVDEARKVTDIMRGEGLVRSADFKIYMMAEIPSNIILADQFNQYIDGYSIGSNDLAMLILGCDRNNDTVASLFDERNLAVKRAIKHLIKAAHKDGKTVSICGQAPSEYPDFTNFLIQCGIDYVSVNPDMVKATKRNVAHFEQRIMLDKATGRGLQDPTNYDWE; encoded by the coding sequence ATGAGTAGTCGTGATACTGCAAATGTTTTATGGTTCGAAGATTTACATCGAAAGGATGTCAATTTAGTAGGAGGTAAGTCATCTTCACTTGGAGAGATGACTTCGTCAATGAATATTCCAGTACCATATGGTTTTGCTACAACTGCACGTGCATATCGATATTTTATGAGTCAAACAGGACTAAACGATAAAGTTAATGAATTACTAGAAAGTATCAAGGACTATGAAAATTCAGATGAGCTTCATAAGGCCTGTGAAAAAATCAGAAATTTGATTGTTGACGCAAAGATGCCTGATGATTTGGCTGAAGATATCAAAAAAGGTTATACTGATTTATCTGAGAAAATGGGTCAAAAAGATCCCTTTGTTGCCATCAGATCATCCGCTACAGCTGAAGATTTACCTAACGCATCATTTGCTGGTCAACAGGAATCTTACTTAAATATTAAAGGCAAAGATGATGTTGTTAATAGAGTTCAACAATGCTATTCGTCACTATTTACTGATCGGGCAACTTACTACAGACACAAGCAACACTTCCCACATGAAAAAGTTGCTTTGTCAGCCGCTGTTCAAATGATGGTCTTCTCCAAAGCTTCAGGGATTATGTTCTCAGTAGATGTTACTAATGGCGATGCATCTAAGATTGTTATTGATTCAATTTATGGTCTTGGCGAATACATTGTCTTAGGGAAGGTTACACCTAATCACTTTGTTGTCGACAAACAATCTATGAAAATAGTTGAGAAAAATGTTGTTAAACAAACTATTCAATTAGTCAGAGACCCAATTGAAGGAACAAAGGAAGAAGCTGTTCCTGAAGAATTACAAGACAAACAAGTTTTGACAGATAAACAAGTTATTGAATTAGCTGGCTATGCTAAAGAAATCGAACGCCACTATGGCTGTTACATGGATATGGAATATGCCTTAGATAAAAGCACTGATAAACTTTGGCTCGTCCAAGCTCGTCCAGAAACAGTTTGGTCACAAAGAAATAAGGAAAAGAAGACTACTGAAAACGAAGGTGATAACGTGGTTTCAGAAGCTGATAGTAAAGTTTTGGTTCGTGGATTGCCAGCAAGTCCTGGAGTAGCTAGCGGAGTTGTTCACGTAATCGACAATCCTGATGATATTGATCAATTCAAGAAGGGTGAAATCCTTGTTACATTGATGACTTCACCTGATTGGGTCCCAGCCATGAAGAAAGCTGCTGCTATTGTTACTAACAATGGTGGTATGACTTGCCACGCTGCTATCGTTTCTAGAGAAATGCAGATTCCATGTATTGTTGGTACAAAGAGTAAAAAAGTTGCTGCCACTGATGTTTTGAAGACTGGCGATGTTATTACTGTCGATGCTACAAATGGTATCGTTTATGACGGTAAAGTTGCCAGCATGCTTAAGAAACCGGCTGCATCCACACAAAGCGGTCAAGTAGTTGCTGCAGAAACATTTGCTCCAACAGCTACTGGAGTTATGATGAATCTAGGCGATCCAGACTTAGCTGACAAGTACTCAACACTTCCAGCTGACGGAATTGGTCTAATGAGAGAAGAGTTCCTCTGGACAACCTTTATCCATGAACACCCACTATATTTGATCGAGCAAGGACACCCAGAAAAAGTCATTGATATGTTAGCCGATGGAATTTCTAAAGTTGCTCGGGCAATGTCGCCAAGACCAGTTATCTTACGTCTTTCAGACTTCAAATCAAGTGAATATCGTAATCTAAAGGGTGGAGAGAAGTATGAACCACATGAACCAGCTGATCTATTAGGTTGGCGTGGTGCCTCACGTTATTATGATCCTAAATATATTGAAGCCTTTAAACTCGAATTAGGTGCCGTTAAGAAAGTTCGGAATGAATTTGGATTGAAGAATTTGAATGTTATGATTCCATTTGTCAGAACTGTTGATGAAGCTAGAAAAGTTACTGACATTATGAGAGGCGAAGGATTAGTACGTAGTGCTGACTTCAAGATTTACATGATGGCTGAGATTCCTTCAAACATCATTCTTGCTGATCAATTCAATCAATACATTGACGGCTACTCAATCGGTTCTAACGATTTAGCAATGTTGATTCTTGGTTGTGATCGTAACAATGATACAGTTGCAAGTCTCTTTGATGAGCGTAATTTAGCTGTAAAGCGTGCTATTAAACACTTGATCAAGGCTGCTCATAAAGATGGCAAAACTGTTTCAATCTGTGGTCAAGCACCTTCTGAATATCCAGACTTTACCAACTTCTTAATTCAATGTGGTATCGACTACGTTTCAGTTAACCCTGACATGGTTAAGGCAACAAAGCGCAACGTTGCTCACTTTGAACAAAGAATTATGCTCGATAAAGCAACTGGGCGTGGTTTGCAAGACCCAACCAATTACGATTGGGAATAA
- a CDS encoding aldo/keto reductase: protein MTVKTVTLNNNLNMPQLGLGTINVEKLPEILPEAIDVGYRLIDTAANYNNETEVGIGIKNSSVNREDLFVTSKLKIQTDGYNGTLKAFEDSLKKLQLDYLDLYLIHQPYGDVFGEWRALEKLYHDGKVKAIGVSNFAPFQLADLSFHSEIKPMVDQIEMHPFFQETAQTQYALQNDIQPESWSPFGETIKVLSKLPILKSVAEQHDKAVAQIILRWLMQRNVVAIPRSGNLQHLKENIDIFDFDLSSKEMDLISQLDTNHSTFIDHLTADGAEFLSKVN from the coding sequence ATGACTGTGAAGACAGTTACTTTGAATAATAATTTAAACATGCCACAATTAGGTTTAGGAACAATAAATGTCGAAAAACTACCTGAGATTTTGCCAGAAGCAATTGACGTCGGTTATCGTTTAATTGATACAGCAGCTAATTACAATAATGAGACCGAGGTTGGTATCGGCATCAAAAATAGTTCTGTTAATCGAGAAGATTTATTCGTTACTTCTAAACTAAAGATCCAAACAGACGGCTACAATGGAACTCTAAAAGCCTTCGAGGATTCGTTGAAGAAATTGCAATTAGATTATTTAGATTTATATCTAATTCATCAACCTTACGGGGATGTCTTTGGCGAATGGCGCGCTTTGGAAAAACTATATCATGATGGAAAAGTTAAGGCTATCGGTGTCTCTAATTTTGCCCCCTTCCAATTAGCTGACTTGAGTTTTCATAGTGAAATCAAGCCGATGGTGGACCAAATTGAAATGCATCCTTTCTTTCAAGAAACTGCTCAAACACAATATGCACTTCAAAACGATATTCAACCAGAATCATGGTCTCCTTTTGGGGAAACTATCAAAGTTTTAAGCAAGTTGCCTATTCTTAAAAGTGTTGCAGAGCAACACGATAAAGCGGTTGCACAAATTATTTTACGTTGGTTAATGCAGCGAAACGTTGTCGCCATCCCACGTTCAGGCAATCTCCAACATTTAAAAGAAAACATTGATATCTTTGACTTTGATCTTTCAAGTAAGGAAATGGATTTGATATCGCAATTAGATACCAATCACTCTACTTTTATCGATCATTTGACTGCTGATGGCGCAGAATTTTTATCGAAAGTAAATTAA
- a CDS encoding replication-associated recombination protein A, which yields MPFKTPLADLMRPKKLSQMVGQQELLKVGQPLRQIIDKNVNIPLILWGAPGTGKTSLAQIIAKQNNYPFVSFNASTDNKAKLTKLIDQYPDQSFVLLIDEIHRMTKTLQDFLLPYLENGHIMLIGSTTENPIMSIVPAIRSRCQIFEFKALSEDDIVITLNRAIKEVYKLTDEQVDPKALKLIAISADGDLRIALNILETIHAINSDKITVDDVKQFSKQQHFSYDKKATKHYDYLAAYSDSMAGSDTDAALYYLAVLLKNNDLPSVVRRLREIPYTYIGLANPQQVTQIVVAANQAEKVGMPKAKYSLMFATMLMCISPKSGSFDEIWERLDEDTNHPNEHPMPKGLRDMHYKHSEEITGGGLIDSPFAQPHQIAQQNYMPKGLEGRRYYYPKDNSNERKLGKQYLKLHRFIYQKDYPE from the coding sequence ATGCCGTTCAAAACGCCTTTAGCCGACCTCATGCGTCCTAAAAAACTAAGCCAGATGGTTGGTCAACAAGAATTGTTAAAAGTTGGACAACCCTTGCGACAGATTATTGATAAGAATGTGAATATCCCTTTAATACTTTGGGGAGCTCCAGGGACTGGAAAAACTAGTTTAGCCCAAATAATTGCTAAGCAAAATAACTACCCCTTCGTCTCATTCAATGCCTCAACTGATAATAAAGCCAAATTGACTAAGTTAATCGATCAATACCCAGACCAGTCGTTTGTTTTATTAATCGACGAAATTCATCGTATGACCAAGACTTTGCAGGATTTTCTACTGCCCTATTTAGAAAATGGGCACATTATGCTAATCGGTTCAACTACTGAAAATCCTATCATGTCAATCGTACCGGCAATTCGTTCTAGATGTCAGATTTTCGAATTTAAAGCGCTCAGTGAAGACGATATAGTTATTACCTTGAATCGAGCAATAAAAGAAGTATATAAATTGACCGATGAACAAGTTGACCCTAAAGCTTTGAAATTAATCGCTATTTCAGCCGACGGGGATCTGCGAATCGCCTTAAATATTTTAGAAACGATTCACGCTATTAATTCCGATAAAATAACAGTTGATGACGTTAAACAATTTTCCAAGCAGCAACATTTCAGTTACGATAAAAAAGCCACTAAGCATTATGATTACTTAGCAGCATATTCTGATTCAATGGCAGGTTCTGACACCGACGCTGCCCTGTATTACTTAGCGGTGCTCTTAAAGAATAACGATTTGCCATCAGTCGTTCGCCGATTACGGGAAATTCCTTATACGTATATCGGTTTAGCCAATCCACAACAAGTCACTCAAATCGTTGTAGCAGCCAATCAAGCTGAAAAAGTTGGGATGCCTAAGGCTAAATATTCCTTGATGTTTGCCACAATGTTGATGTGTATCTCACCGAAGTCCGGTTCCTTTGATGAAATTTGGGAGCGGTTGGATGAAGATACCAATCACCCTAACGAACATCCCATGCCTAAAGGACTACGCGATATGCACTATAAGCATTCTGAAGAAATCACTGGCGGTGGCTTGATAGATTCACCCTTTGCGCAACCACATCAGATTGCCCAACAAAATTATATGCCTAAAGGTTTAGAAGGACGGCGCTACTATTATCCTAAGGACAACAGTAATGAAAGAAAGCTTGGCAAGCAGTATCTGAAATTACATCGCTTTATTTATCAAAAAGATTATCCTGAATAA
- a CDS encoding DapH/DapD/GlmU-related protein has protein sequence MKIYDMNSKLYQDGVQESKRSKSLCFKLNQTDPSDIKTRAYLEELFEDRLPDDSNIWTPTQIDRAKPIKIGHNVFINHSLITVALGGIVIDDNVQIAPEVTLLTANHDIEHMNILKTAPIHIKEGAWIGAKAILLPGFTIGEHAIVGAGAIVTKDVEPYNVVGGNPAKVIKKLNK, from the coding sequence TTGAAAATATACGACATGAATTCAAAACTTTATCAAGATGGAGTTCAAGAGAGTAAACGTTCCAAATCGCTTTGCTTTAAGCTTAACCAAACAGATCCTAGTGATATTAAAACTAGAGCATATCTAGAAGAGTTGTTTGAAGATCGCTTGCCAGATGACAGTAACATCTGGACGCCAACACAGATTGATCGAGCTAAGCCAATCAAGATTGGACATAATGTTTTTATCAATCACAGTTTGATTACAGTGGCTTTAGGCGGAATAGTAATTGATGATAACGTTCAAATTGCCCCTGAAGTTACACTGTTGACAGCTAATCACGATATCGAACATATGAATATTCTAAAGACTGCTCCAATTCATATTAAAGAAGGTGCTTGGATCGGTGCTAAAGCTATCCTTTTGCCCGGATTTACGATTGGCGAGCATGCCATTGTCGGTGCTGGAGCCATAGTAACTAAAGATGTTGAACCTTATAATGTTGTTGGCGGCAATCCCGCAAAAGTTATTAAAAAATTAAATAAATAA
- a CDS encoding MerR family transcriptional regulator, whose protein sequence is MKMYNITEVGEKFGLSKSAIRYYDDIGLIPDLKRDQNGTRIFDASNINMIQSIECLKKTGMPVKDIKKYVALIQAGDSTLETRLDVFKKREKIVLKQIQELQETLSEIKWKCDYYQIAIDDGTEKIIKAKVESDGV, encoded by the coding sequence ATGAAAATGTATAATATTACTGAAGTAGGGGAAAAATTTGGTTTATCCAAATCAGCTATTCGCTACTATGATGATATAGGATTGATTCCCGACTTAAAAAGAGATCAAAACGGGACAAGAATTTTTGACGCTTCCAATATAAACATGATTCAATCAATAGAATGTTTGAAAAAGACTGGGATGCCCGTCAAGGATATAAAAAAATACGTTGCTTTGATTCAAGCGGGTGACTCGACCTTAGAAACTCGGCTTGATGTGTTTAAGAAACGTGAAAAGATTGTCTTGAAGCAAATACAGGAACTACAAGAGACTCTGTCTGAAATCAAATGGAAATGCGATTACTATCAAATTGCCATTGATGATGGTACCGAGAAAATTATCAAAGCAAAAGTTGAATCAGATGGAGTCTAG
- a CDS encoding NAD(P)H-binding protein, whose protein sequence is MNVLVTGASGGYGHYALEYLQKITKKDNLYALVRSEAKGAALKAKGINVRIGDFSDLESMKKALKGIDRLLFVSVSIPNIQKNVVDAAVFNNVKYIAYTSILDPQYSKFGLEINHSQTEQWIKDSGIAHTFLRNGWYLEIAQSLIDYAKKTKQFLYFADKGKTTFALKSEYAKIGAKVIVNGSDQEILDLARTPITYQELGLATQKALGEKLDIKKVSADEFVSKLNGAGVNQQFTMISKSYQDYTIKGNNGEDQASQSTFDELNGQPLPDLSEAIKKLL, encoded by the coding sequence ATGAATGTTTTAGTAACAGGCGCTAGTGGTGGATATGGTCACTATGCCTTGGAATATCTTCAAAAAATAACTAAAAAAGATAACTTATATGCTTTGGTTAGAAGTGAAGCTAAAGGTGCTGCTTTAAAGGCTAAAGGTATCAACGTTAGAATCGGTGATTTCTCAGATCTAGAATCAATGAAAAAAGCTTTAAAAGGAATTGACCGTCTACTCTTCGTTTCCGTATCGATTCCTAACATTCAAAAAAACGTGGTAGATGCGGCCGTCTTCAATAATGTTAAATATATCGCTTATACTAGTATTTTAGATCCACAATATTCTAAGTTTGGACTCGAAATAAATCATTCACAAACTGAACAATGGATCAAGGACTCGGGTATTGCTCATACGTTCTTGCGCAATGGCTGGTATTTAGAAATCGCCCAATCTTTAATTGATTACGCTAAGAAGACGAAACAATTTCTATACTTCGCTGACAAAGGTAAAACGACTTTTGCTTTGAAGAGTGAATACGCCAAGATTGGTGCAAAGGTAATTGTTAATGGTAGTGACCAAGAGATTTTAGATCTTGCTCGAACACCGATAACTTATCAGGAATTAGGCTTAGCTACTCAAAAAGCTTTAGGCGAGAAATTGGATATTAAAAAAGTTTCTGCCGATGAGTTTGTCTCAAAATTAAATGGAGCCGGCGTTAATCAACAATTTACAATGATCTCTAAATCTTATCAAGATTATACTATTAAGGGGAATAATGGAGAAGATCAAGCTAGTCAAAGTACTTTCGATGAATTAAATGGTCAACCATTACCAGATCTATCAGAAGCTATTAAAAAGTTATTATAA
- a CDS encoding NAD(P)H-binding protein, with amino-acid sequence MNKNVLLLGASGTAGSAVRQALLSQTETHLTLVSRHASRMMPTPGRETIAELNVHDHSALVKAMQGQDVVFSALSSENGDFDELASLAQDVIKAMQECHISRLIFMVAMGIYNEIPESVGAQDNVQNNSAQIHNLRAAKVIEASSLDYTLLRPGFLISGPKDVVITHRNEKVSGNTTAVSSVGEVAVRLITGDIDAIHDSLGLNQPAIKK; translated from the coding sequence ATGAATAAGAATGTATTACTATTAGGCGCCTCTGGTACAGCGGGATCTGCCGTTAGACAAGCATTATTGTCACAAACAGAGACACATTTAACACTAGTTTCTCGACACGCCAGTCGAATGATGCCAACTCCAGGACGTGAAACTATAGCTGAGCTTAATGTACACGACCATAGTGCATTAGTTAAAGCTATGCAAGGACAAGATGTGGTCTTTTCTGCATTGTCATCTGAAAATGGTGATTTTGATGAACTCGCTTCACTCGCCCAAGATGTCATTAAAGCCATGCAAGAATGCCATATTAGCCGCTTAATTTTTATGGTTGCTATGGGTATCTATAATGAGATTCCGGAGTCGGTTGGAGCTCAAGATAATGTTCAAAACAATTCGGCACAGATTCATAATCTCCGTGCGGCTAAAGTAATCGAAGCATCTTCATTAGATTACACACTTTTGCGTCCAGGCTTTTTAATTTCTGGCCCTAAAGATGTTGTGATTACACATCGTAATGAGAAAGTTTCAGGCAATACTACTGCCGTTTCATCAGTTGGTGAAGTTGCTGTTCGTTTAATTACAGGAGATATCGATGCCATTCATGATAGCTTGGGTCTCAATCAGCCCGCTATTAAGAAGTAA
- a CDS encoding LysR family transcriptional regulator yields METRLLKYFLAIAKAGTISKASRELHVTQPTLSRQLKTLEEELGTELFIRKQRQMILTRAGVQYQRDAHKIISMLDNAKKKAQQVENNVVGTITIGCIEANAAELIAKSIKLYHQKYPAVKFELYDLDSTDIQERLDQGLLDLGVVLKPSETAKYYVQNLNLTDQWGIVVSKNILPDEQTISQQELQKLPIFITRNSIMQSEMSSLLKIPLEKLQIVGTQNLVSNSLYLAENQTAYPLCASGAFVGNTSKLKFLPLQDTDSIKQQLIWSKQRKTSDVVDDFIDLLVDQDNQYLMKEKL; encoded by the coding sequence TTGGAAACTAGATTATTAAAATACTTCTTAGCTATTGCTAAAGCCGGAACAATTTCGAAAGCGTCTAGGGAGCTGCATGTTACTCAACCTACTTTGAGCCGACAATTAAAAACATTAGAAGAGGAGTTGGGAACAGAGCTCTTTATCAGAAAACAACGTCAAATGATACTGACTCGTGCTGGCGTCCAGTATCAAAGGGATGCTCACAAAATAATTTCGATGTTGGATAATGCTAAGAAAAAGGCTCAACAGGTGGAAAATAATGTTGTTGGCACGATCACTATTGGTTGTATTGAGGCTAATGCTGCTGAATTGATTGCCAAAAGCATTAAACTATATCATCAAAAATATCCAGCTGTAAAATTTGAATTGTATGATTTAGACAGTACGGATATCCAAGAACGTCTCGATCAAGGACTGCTTGACTTGGGGGTTGTTTTAAAGCCTAGCGAAACTGCTAAGTATTACGTACAAAATTTGAATTTAACGGATCAATGGGGGATTGTTGTCTCTAAAAATATTTTGCCGGATGAACAGACTATTTCTCAGCAAGAATTGCAGAAATTACCTATCTTCATTACTCGCAATAGTATTATGCAATCGGAAATGAGTTCTTTATTGAAAATACCTTTGGAGAAGTTGCAAATTGTTGGTACTCAAAATTTAGTTTCAAATTCACTTTATCTAGCCGAAAATCAAACTGCTTATCCTCTATGTGCTAGTGGTGCCTTTGTCGGTAATACTTCAAAATTAAAATTCCTGCCATTACAAGATACAGATTCAATCAAACAACAATTAATTTGGAGTAAACAACGAAAAACATCCGATGTAGTTGATGATTTTATTGATTTGCTCGTAGATCAAGATAATCAATATTTAATGAAAGAAAAACTCTAG
- a CDS encoding SDR family oxidoreductase, with product MSLKDKVIIIMGASSGMGAATANLLAQSGAKLSIAARRLDKLEVIKKQNPAADILTFKADVTKINEVQAVVDQTVKTYGHVDVMWNNAGIMPVNELRKGARNEWDNLININIHGVLNGINAVLPTMIQQGFGHIISTDSVAGFVTHAKFAVYAGTKAAVRSIMEGLRQEEGKNGIKSTTIYPGQVATELATSINNDKLRQKISNDIKEPSMSVLQPDEIAKTVAFVIDTPKNMSINELVIRPTAEL from the coding sequence ATGAGTTTGAAAGATAAAGTAATAATTATTATGGGAGCATCCAGTGGCATGGGAGCAGCAACTGCTAATTTATTGGCTCAAAGTGGAGCAAAATTATCTATCGCTGCCCGTCGTTTAGATAAATTAGAGGTAATTAAAAAGCAAAATCCTGCGGCAGATATTTTAACTTTTAAAGCTGACGTTACTAAAATTAATGAGGTACAAGCCGTAGTTGATCAGACTGTTAAAACATATGGACATGTCGATGTAATGTGGAACAATGCCGGAATTATGCCTGTCAACGAATTAAGAAAGGGTGCTAGAAATGAATGGGACAATTTGATCAATATTAATATTCATGGAGTTTTAAATGGAATCAATGCTGTTTTGCCTACAATGATTCAGCAAGGCTTTGGACATATTATTTCGACCGATTCCGTAGCCGGCTTTGTAACGCATGCTAAATTTGCTGTTTATGCCGGTACTAAGGCTGCCGTACGTTCAATAATGGAAGGATTACGTCAAGAAGAAGGAAAAAATGGGATTAAGTCGACAACCATTTATCCCGGACAAGTAGCAACTGAATTAGCTACTTCAATCAATAATGATAAATTACGTCAAAAGATCTCTAATGATATCAAGGAACCATCAATGAGCGTTTTACAACCTGATGAGATTGCTAAAACCGTAGCTTTTGTGATTGATACACCAAAGAATATGTCTATTAATGAGTTAGTAATTCGTCCAACTGCTGAATTGTAG
- a CDS encoding zinc-binding dehydrogenase yields the protein MENTKMKAIKIEHSCKVEDLVPRLVDKPTIKPGYVLINVKAFGVNESEVTSRKGESDGDFSYPRILGIEGTGVVAEVNDDSSFKVGQKVATMMGGLGRAIDGTYAEYTLVKEENVIPIETQLDWETVGALPEMLQTAYGSLNEGLQLKKDDVLLIRGGTSTVGLMAGVIAKDLGVTVIATSRNPKKIDTLKKYGVDYPLLDDQEFEKNVKKITPAGVDKVLELVGLDTLFQDMSFLKKGGYACFTGALGGKWTIDNFSPFMIPTGVYLTSYAGEASDLPADVFDSVLKKIEIHEISVPIAKAYHGLEEASLAQSDLESGKASGKRVVVL from the coding sequence ATGGAAAACACAAAAATGAAGGCTATTAAAATTGAACACAGTTGTAAAGTTGAAGACTTAGTACCTAGATTGGTAGACAAACCAACTATTAAACCAGGATATGTTTTAATAAATGTCAAAGCCTTTGGCGTTAATGAATCTGAGGTTACCAGCCGCAAGGGAGAGTCAGATGGGGACTTTTCTTATCCTAGAATATTAGGTATCGAAGGTACCGGTGTTGTCGCAGAAGTCAATGACGATAGTTCTTTTAAAGTCGGTCAAAAAGTTGCCACTATGATGGGTGGTTTAGGACGTGCTATCGACGGAACATACGCTGAATATACATTGGTTAAGGAAGAAAATGTTATTCCTATTGAAACACAACTAGATTGGGAAACTGTTGGTGCTTTACCAGAAATGCTGCAAACAGCTTACGGTTCCTTAAATGAAGGATTACAGCTTAAAAAAGATGATGTTTTATTAATTAGGGGCGGTACTTCAACCGTTGGTTTAATGGCAGGGGTTATTGCTAAAGATTTAGGGGTTACGGTTATTGCAACTAGTCGTAATCCTAAAAAAATAGATACTTTGAAAAAATATGGTGTCGATTATCCATTACTAGACGATCAAGAATTCGAAAAGAATGTCAAAAAAATAACTCCCGCAGGAGTCGATAAGGTATTGGAACTAGTTGGTCTTGACACTTTATTCCAAGATATGAGTTTCTTGAAAAAGGGAGGCTATGCTTGCTTTACTGGTGCTTTAGGAGGGAAATGGACGATTGATAACTTTTCACCATTCATGATACCAACCGGCGTTTATTTAACTAGTTATGCTGGTGAAGCAAGTGATCTTCCAGCAGATGTTTTTGATTCAGTTTTGAAAAAAATTGAAATACACGAAATATCTGTTCCAATTGCTAAAGCTTATCATGGATTAGAAGAAGCAAGCTTAGCTCAAAGTGACCTTGAATCAGGCAAAGCCAGTGGTAAACGTGTTGTAGTCCTTTAG
- a CDS encoding type II toxin-antitoxin system death-on-curing family toxin, whose translation MIYLTPEEFIAINQLVLKRSNSDSIGIQYPQGLDLVVNQPKQVVFGKELYPNVWIKAAFIIQKVTKKHIFIDGNKRTALLSGLTFLSINGIELNFSTDEGENLILDVTNTTDNDDMMITLTEWVKKHVSIQKDFS comes from the coding sequence ATGATTTATTTAACACCGGAAGAATTTATTGCTATTAATCAATTGGTTCTTAAACGTTCAAATAGTGACTCTATCGGAATTCAATACCCGCAAGGTTTAGATTTAGTGGTCAATCAACCTAAACAGGTAGTATTTGGCAAAGAACTATACCCTAATGTCTGGATCAAAGCGGCCTTTATCATCCAAAAGGTTACTAAAAAGCATATCTTCATCGATGGAAATAAAAGAACAGCACTTTTGTCTGGATTAACATTTCTCAGTATAAATGGGATTGAGTTAAACTTTTCAACAGATGAAGGTGAAAACCTGATACTTGATGTAACTAATACTACAGACAATGACGATATGATGATTACCTTGACTGAGTGGGTAAAAAAACACGTAAGTATTCAAAAAGACTTCTCCTAA